The following proteins are encoded in a genomic region of Vicia villosa cultivar HV-30 ecotype Madison, WI unplaced genomic scaffold, Vvil1.0 ctg.000469F_1_1, whole genome shotgun sequence:
- the LOC131628621 gene encoding 8-hydroxygeraniol oxidoreductase-like, translating to MNLFFLAIKESAAVASQQTTHSLSFWQPNFKFLSTMSRAKQVITCKAAICWGVGKRVTVEEIQVDPPKATEVRVKMLCSSICHTDISSLQGFPHNQFPLALGHEGIGVVESVGDEITNLKEGDLIIPTYIGECGECENCGSGKTNLCLTHPVRLTGLMPDNTSRLSVRGQTVYHVLSCATWSEYVVVDVNYLVKVDPTINLPYASFISCGFSTGYGASWKEAIVETGSTVAVFGLGAVGLGAISGAKMMGASKIIGVDINEMKKEKGEAFGMTHFINSNVSDKSASDLVKELTGMGVDYCIECTGVASMLTESLEATKKGTGKTIAVGIGAELVVPLGVLAIQFGRTLKGSAF from the exons ATGAATCTTTTCTTTTTAGCTATAAAAGAAAGTGCAGCAGTAGCATCCCAGCAAACCACACACTCTCTCTCCTTTTGGCAACCCAACTTCAAATTTCTATCTACAATGTCTAGAGCCAAACAGGTTATTACATGCAAAG CTGCTATATGCTGGGGTGTAGGAAAGAGAGTGACTGTCGAAGAGATTCAAGTAGATCCACCTAAGGCAACAGAAGTTCGTGTTAAGATGTTGTGTTCCAGTATCTGCCACACAGACATCTCAAGTCTTCAAGGATTTCCACAT AATCAGTTTCCTCTAGCACTTGGACACGAAGGAATAGG TGTTGTAGAAAGTGTTGGTGATGAAATAACAAACCTAAAGGAAGGTGATTTGATAATTCCGACATACATAGGAGAGTGTGGAGAATGTGAGAATTGTGGTTCAGGGAAAACAAATTTATGTTTGACACATCCTGTGAGGTTGACTGGTTTAATGCCAGACAACACTTCGAGGTTGTCTGTACGAGGTCAAACAGTGTACCATGTTTTGAGCTGTGCTACATGGTCAGAGTATGTGGTTGTTGATGTCAactaccttgtcaaagttgatcCAACCATTAATCTACCTTATGCTAGTTTCATCTCATGTGGTTTTTCAACTGGTTATGGAGCTTCTTGGAAAGAAGCCATTGTTGAAACTGGTTCAACTGTGGCTGTTTTTGGTCTTGGTGCTGTTGGATTAGGG GCGATAAGTGGTGCCAAGATGATGGGAGCAAGTAAGATTATTGGTGTTGATATAAACGAGATGAAGAAGGAGAAAGGAGAGGCTTTTGGAATGACTCATTTTATAAATAGTAATGTTTCTGATAAATCTGCTTCTGATTTGGTTAAAGAGTTAACTGGAATGGGTGTGGATTATTGTATTGAATGCACAGGTGTTGCATCTATGCTTACTGAATCTCTTGAAGCCACAAAAAAG GGAACAGGTAAAACAATTGCAGTTGGTATAGGAGCTGAACTTGTTGTACCCTTAGGAGTTCTTGCTATTCAGTTTGGTAGAACCTTAAAAGGTTCTGCTTTTTGA